GCCCAAGGCCGCACGGTGTCATTTAAAAATTGCATCATTATCATGACTTCAAACATTGGATCAGACCTGATACTACAAGCAAAAACAATTACTCCCAACGTTCAGACGGAAATAGAAAAACTACTCCATCAACATTTTAGACCAGAGTTTCTGAACCGAATTGACGAAATTATCTACTTTGAGTCACTCTCCTCAAATGCTCTTGCGAGCATTGTCAGAGTTCAATTGAAAAGCGTTATACAACGACTCAAAGAACAGAATATAACACTGACAATTAGCGATGCAGGGATTAACAAGCTAGCCGAGATTGGCTATATTAAAGAATATGGCGCACGCCCTCTTAAACGAGCAATACAAAGCTATGTTATCAACCCTCTAGCCCTTGAAATGCTCAAACAACCTGAAAAAAAATCGTTTATTGTTGATACAAAAAACGACACATTAGTGATTGGATGAAATGAAAAAAGGCTCGGGATTACCGAGCCTTTTCCAACACTATGCGCGTTGATCTTAGCGACGTGCTTTCATTCTCATTTTGCCATGAGAAGTCTTTTTACGAGCTGTTTTTTTCTTTGCTGTTTTTCTTTTCGCTGTTCTCTTTTTAGCTGTTTTTTTCTTAGCTACTTTTCTTTTAGCTGTTTTTTTCTTGGCTACTTTTTTCTTCGCCGTCTTTTTAGCTACTTTTTTCTTCGCTACTTTTTTCTTTGCTGTTTTTTTCTTAGGTGCAGCTTTCTTCTTAGCAGCTACCTTCTTTTTAGGTGCAGCTTTTTTCTTAGGTGCAGCTTTCTTTTTAGGCGCAGCCTTTTTCTTAGGCGCAGCCTTCTTCTTCTTTACTGTCTTCTTAGCAGCGGCAGCGGCTGGCGCTTCGTGGTGCACAGCGGCTACTGGTTTTTTCTTTGCCATAGCAAACTCTCCTTTTTAAAGAATCCCTATACGATCAATTACTCTCTTTCAACTTACAACAAGATCTCTTTTTTTAACTTATCTTCATCCTCCTCATTGTTAGCCACGTCTATCAGATCTACACGCACACTCGTACCGTTTAGACAGTATTGTATGCTTGCCTACCTTTAGTATAGACAAAATTACACCCAGTTTGTCAAATAAATGACACGAAAAAAAAATTTTTTTTACTAACAAAACAGTATAAAAATTTTTCACACTTCTCGATTCATTGCTGCTAGTCAACCTTTTCAACAACTTTGATCACTATTTTTTTCATTCATTTTTTGACATTTTTTTTGCTCATTTTTTTTGTTTTTTGAACCAACAATTTTCTCAACACCCTCCAGGAAGGCAAAATCAAAGAGCAATTCAAAAAAACATATTTTTGAGGTATCATGCCTAAGTAAAATTTTCATTCACAACTTCAAAAATTGACGATCTAGGAACTCCAGCATGTCACCAAAAACACTGATCAAATCGTTAAAATCTATTCATTTAATCAATCTTTTGATCAGTTCTTTTTTATATGGCATTATTCGATTACTTTTTGCAACATATAAACTCAAATTAACTTATGACAAGAACTTTATAAAACCCATGAAAAAGCAGCATGGTATCTTCTATTTCTGGCATCAGAACATTGTTGGTTGTATGTATTTCTTTTTCAAAAAAAAAAGCCAAGGGTACTGCGTTGCCAGTCCAAGTGACGATGGGAAAATAGCAGGGTTTATTTGCCAAAAGCTCGGTTTTAACGTCATTTATGGCTCATCGCAAAAAAACTGCATTAGACTTATTCGCTTAACATTGGCCGCCCTAAATGAACACAAACAGGTTTGCATGATTGGCGACGGCTCTCGTGGACCCGCCCTTAAACTACAGCGAGGACTCACGTATTTAGCAAAAAAAAGCACGGCTCCCCTTATTTTTGTCGAGTGCACGGCAAGTAAAGCAATTACCTTAAAAAAAAGTTGGGATCTCTTTCAAATACCGCTACCATTCAGCACTATTACTATCCATGTTAACGCCCCAGTGGCACGGTAATTTATGTTTGTTTTTGTTCAACTTCTTTCAGGATTTGCTAAAACTCTGACGTATAAAGTCCCTCAAAATCTTGCCGGACAACCCCTCATGCACCGGCTTGTCCGCGTGCCTTTGCGCAACAAAATAGTAACGGCTTTTGTCATAGGATCGGCACAAAAGCTTGCCCAGCCAAGCAGTTTTGAAATACGCGAGATGCTCGACATCATCAATCTTCCAGCAGATTCAACCTACCATACCTTCATTGAAGCATTGGCTGATTTTTACTTTTTAAAGCCACTCTTTTTTTATCGTCGACTCCAAAGCTTTTTCCAAGAAAAGCAAGCAAAAGAGCCTTTACAAGATTTGTCAGATATTCCAGCAAAAGCCATTACCCTCACCGCAGCTCAAGAGGCCGTTGTTAATTATCTAGAACCGCGCATAAACCAGACTGTCTACAGCCCTACCCTCTTGCACGGCGTTACTGGATCGGGCAAAACTGAGGTTTATAAGCGGCTGATTGAGGCTGCCATAAAACAAGGAAAGTCGGTTATTTTGCTCTTACCAGAAGTTTCTTTGAGTATGCAATTTGAACGTAAACTTAAGCAACAACTACTCAATATCTCAATCTTTGGCTTTCATTCAACCACCAAACCAGAAGAAAAACGCGCCGTCTGGCAAGCAGTTATGGAACAAAAACCATTCTTGTTGATTGGCGTTCACTTACCCATTTTGCTGCCTTTTGCCAATTTGGGCCTGATTATTGTGGATGAAGAGCATGAGCCAGGCTTTCAAGAAAAAAAACACCCTAAACTCAACAGCAAAGAGCTTGCTTTGTGGCGAGCTTTTATTTACAAAATTCCTATCTTGTTGGGTTCGGCCACGCCTTCCCTTACTTCGTTGTACCAGACACAAAACCAACGATGGGCATTCTTTCAACTCAAAGAACGCTTTTTGGGAACTTTTCCCAAAATACAGCAGGTAAACCTCATTCAACAAAAACGAGCGCGTACCTTCTTTTGGATTACACCAGAACTTGAGAAAGCTATTCATGAACGCTTACAAAAAAAAGAACAGGTCATTATTTATTTAAATCGCCGCGGGTACAGCTTTTTTGTCCAGTGCAAGGGCTGCGGGCATATTCCTCAATGCCCCAACTGCTCGGTCAGCCTTACCCTGCATTTGGGCAAAAAACTCAAAGACGAGAAAAATGTACAAACCAGCCTTGAAGGGCATACCTCATTTTTTTCCTGCCACTATTGCAGCTACACCAAGCCAACTTTTCTGTCATGCCCCAGCTGCAAGGCTTCTGAAAGCTCATTGCTTAAAAAAGGCATAGGCACTCAACAGATTGTTTTAATGCTACAAAAGCTCTTTCCCCATGCCACTGTTGCTCGCGCAGACCTTGATACCAGCTCAAAAAAACGCTTATGGCACGAAACGGTAACTAACTTTGAACAAGGCAAGATAGACATTTTAGTTGGCACCAAAACCATAACCAAGGGATATCACTTCCCAAACGTTACCTTGGTGGGTATTTTATGGGCAGACCTGAATCTTAATTTTCCTCAGTACAACGCGCATGAAGTAACGCTTCAACAGCTTATTCAAGTTGCAGGGCGTGCCGGACGCGAACATAAACCTAGC
This is a stretch of genomic DNA from Candidatus Babeliales bacterium. It encodes these proteins:
- the priA gene encoding primosomal protein N', with amino-acid sequence MFVFVQLLSGFAKTLTYKVPQNLAGQPLMHRLVRVPLRNKIVTAFVIGSAQKLAQPSSFEIREMLDIINLPADSTYHTFIEALADFYFLKPLFFYRRLQSFFQEKQAKEPLQDLSDIPAKAITLTAAQEAVVNYLEPRINQTVYSPTLLHGVTGSGKTEVYKRLIEAAIKQGKSVILLLPEVSLSMQFERKLKQQLLNISIFGFHSTTKPEEKRAVWQAVMEQKPFLLIGVHLPILLPFANLGLIIVDEEHEPGFQEKKHPKLNSKELALWRAFIYKIPILLGSATPSLTSLYQTQNQRWAFFQLKERFLGTFPKIQQVNLIQQKRARTFFWITPELEKAIHERLQKKEQVIIYLNRRGYSFFVQCKGCGHIPQCPNCSVSLTLHLGKKLKDEKNVQTSLEGHTSFFSCHYCSYTKPTFLSCPSCKASESSLLKKGIGTQQIVLMLQKLFPHATVARADLDTSSKKRLWHETVTNFEQGKIDILVGTKTITKGYHFPNVTLVGILWADLNLNFPQYNAHEVTLQQLIQVAGRAGREHKPSTVIVQVIHDHEIFDYTNEIDYLTFANQELAVRAQTLYPPYYRLVQLELQHTKEAQVEKDANILAEQLMETGTTLGLNVIILGPTYPIIQKIQKIEIRHIYLKSKTFKELHQLITNVNREKIKSTVHISVS
- a CDS encoding DUF374 domain-containing protein, whose protein sequence is MSPKTLIKSLKSIHLINLLISSFLYGIIRLLFATYKLKLTYDKNFIKPMKKQHGIFYFWHQNIVGCMYFFFKKKSQGYCVASPSDDGKIAGFICQKLGFNVIYGSSQKNCIRLIRLTLAALNEHKQVCMIGDGSRGPALKLQRGLTYLAKKSTAPLIFVECTASKAITLKKSWDLFQIPLPFSTITIHVNAPVAR